From the Ciconia boyciana chromosome 6, ASM3463844v1, whole genome shotgun sequence genome, the window CCGGCTGGTCCCCCGTCCTGCtctcaccccctccctccccttttatttaaaaaagtaaaaaaagcaaaaaggcacCAAGTATTTTGGTGAGTTGAAAAGAGCAGTACATTCTCCATTCCCAGTTTAAAAACAGCTTGTTCTGTCACCCAACACAAGCCcatgcaaagcagagcaaggtGTGAAGTCATAATGAttcacacattttttcctttaaaaagcgAACTCTGTTATACTGGCACAACATCCTCGAGTCAGTCTTTAATTCTCATCATAAATCTATACAGGGGAAGGATGATGCATCCATGTttctgcacaaaacaagcaagtTTAAGGAGTTTAAGCAGCAGATTAAGGAATTTATGATGAAAAGGCAGCACATGATACAGGTACTCCAATGTCCTGCAGAATTGCAGCAGGAGCTTTGGCACTGAGCTCTGCATTTCTGGGTGAATTAGAATGCCCTTTTTGGAAAGGCATCTGATCCTGATTCAGTACAAATTCACTCTTCCTTACTCCTAAGGTAGCAGTCAAAACAACTTTTCACTTAATGCCCAGGATTTTCTCAGATTAAAGGGAGAAACGTTAAAACTTAACAGAGGTGGCTGCATAAAGAACGTAGCAGTTTCTCTTACAGCCCAGAGTTTCTACGCATGATAATAAATTGGGGAAAGCCCATATATAGGACACCACCACTCTACACATCTGGCAACAGCTGCATCACAGCCAAGAGACAGCTTCATTTTACTCAAAACAGAAGCTCAGCCCCCTGAGTTTGAGGCCACCCAGGAATGCAGGGAGATACTCAGGCTAATCCCCTCTTCCTGCAGAAATACAGCCATACCAGGATACCCTCGCCCCGGGTTTCGCATTCGGATGGCTCACCTGGTGCATACTGGGATTGCGGCCTCCCTGAGTGTGCTCCGGTCTGTAATACCACAGGAGGCTCATCATCAGCTCCCCTGCAAgaagatttattaaaatatgtcaAGCCTCGGTTTTCTCGTAGTGTTTTCCCACTAATATccagcttcctcctcctgcttcatCCCTTTCATTCCCATAGCGCTCACGTAGGCAGCTGTGCCATGATAAATATTTCATGCTGAACTAGGTGTCCTTTTGTTACAGCGAGAAGCTGTATGAAGTCGGTCACGTTGCTATTCCATTACACCTTCACCCCCTTCTACTTGTGTTACATCGTCAGAAAGAGGTCAGTCaggcacaaaaaaaagaaagatacaaaaatCAAATGCTTCCAGCTGAAAAAAGTATCCTGTCAGACCACAGGCTGGAAAAGAGGTTCATCCAAAGCTCGGTACTTGCAGCATTAACTCCCAGGTTAACGCCAGAATTGCTGTCACAGGATGACATGACCAAGATGGGCCTCACCACATGCTgatcacttccttttttttttttttttttttacttttaagcaAGACCTGCACTTTACAACATTTGGCACAGCTTCCTTGGCTCAGGTATCGCTAGTCAGACACAGGACCTTAACATCAAAACCATACTACTCCAATCACCACCTCTACTCAGGTCCCATCAAGAGCTTCTGCAGATAAGCCCGTGCTCCACACCAACTCCCAGCCCAGATGTTGGATAGAGCATTTGAGTAAACAGCAGCTCCTGAGATGTCTGCTGCCATGAAATAATACAGGAGATCGTTGCTAAGATGGGCACTTGGCAGATATTATGTGCTTTCACGACCAGGAAGATTTTGATTACCGGTCCCAGGCTAGTGATTAAAGAGCATTTCAGTTCCTGGAACAATCTGAACGAAAGCCATGGAGCTaatctcttcctcttcatcacCCGGTCTGGCAGCAGTGGAGTACCCTAACAAGCTTACAGCTCTCCTGAGATCCATCACTTCCTCAGTTCCAGCTCACCCTCATCTGTCAAGCACAGAGGCAAGACATACTCTTTTGGCACCGTACCTGTTTTGGGGTCTTCCCACAGTGCCGATATCTTCGCAACGTATGGCATAGATTTCTTCCGGGGTCCTGATTTCAAGAGGACAGTATCTCGTACCCGGATAATCTCCCCATCTCTCTCCACAGCCTGATAGCTCTTGCGAACAGCTGGCTCTGGTTCATTCTATATCATtagaacacacacaaaaaataaagcaacctGAGCGTACAGGCAAAGAGTTAGTTTATTGTTTGCTACCCCAATCCAAGACTCCTTTGGTCCTGCTGCGAATTAAAAATTTGCCTAAGCCTACTCAGAGCTAAGTGCTTCCACTCCAACAGATCTCCAAGAGAAGTCATACAGCATAAGACCACTTGTGGCATCTCTATTCCCACCAGGCTGGTTTATAACAACAGAGATCAGGTCAAATGGATTACTTTTTCTACGGGAAGGGCATTCATAGGTAAAGAAAGTTCACTGAGGAATAGCATCCGAGTGCTCGCAGGTCATACGTGGCCATCGttttcaaataaagcaaaacacaacTACTTCTCCTACATAGCACTGGCAGTAAGGAGCAGCTCACCAGCAGGACAGCAAGTCTCACAAAAGCACCTATTTCTGAAATTAACACccttatttcaaattaaaacacaactgCTCCTTCGATTCTGCATGCAAAAGAACCAACCTTCAGAAAAATCACCATTTTATCTGCCTACCTGGAGGTGTGCATTTccttcccattcaaaggcaCAGAAAACTAGGCATATTTTGAATGCTACGCATTTCTCCAATACAAACattgtaagaaaacaaacaaaacatgaaatatttcacaaacaGGGCAGGGAATGGCAGGGAGGCCATGGCATAAAGCTTTCCTTAACGAGATTGCTAACATTTCCTTTGTACCCTCTAACATGACAAAATGTTCACTTTTTGGCCTATAAACTAgggagttttatttttgctctgaaaactCATTTCAGAATGCCTGAGCAGGATGGGTTTAACCTCCTGCCAGATCGCCCAGGCAAAATCAGGAGCATTACATGCCAGGACTTAAGGAGATTAACGGTGCACTGCTCCTTTGAAGGTGTCAAAGTCTGAGCGACAGAGGCAAGAGGCCCGTCTCTGGCTTTCACGGGCTTCATCCTGGCACAGCCCTTGGTACCTGTACACAGCCCGAAGAGCTGAAGCTACAAAACCTGTCCTAGGCAATGCTCTCAGCAGCCTGAAGTTATACCACCACACCAAGCGGCAGCACAGACGAGTCCGCTTGGACCACAGCTCCCCTTGCTGCTGACATTTACTGTAAGCAGTTCAACGCCTTGTCCCACCTTCCCAGACAGCATGTGAGTCCAGATTTCAAGTCCACAGCTCTTATGTTTTAATAACATGAAGGATATTGCCTTCTCTCTCAATTGAAGTGAACTTTACTGTAGTTAATTAAATTTTCTGGCAGGAAATCTCCCATATTGCAGGAGCCAGTCTCTGCCCCTGAACACGACAAATGGGAAAGTGCAGACAAGAAATCCTCGAAGGAGCGACTGGCCACGCCACCAGATAAGTTACAAGAAGGGGGATACTGGGTGCTAGAAAAATTCCATCTGGGAGCCAAGATACCGTCTCAGTTCTCTGTGCTCTCTGGGAGATCCCTGCTGGGCTAGACACCATCAGTGAGAACAACCACCTTACGAGAGCTACCTTTGGACAACCACTCCTTATAACAAGGCTAAAACCTCCCTCATTTTCTCAAACAGGTTTGCCCTAACCCAGGAGGAAGAAGCTGGAGGACGCTATCGCTGTAGGATGGACTCACAGGTGCAACAGGTGCCACCCTTGCAAATGCCAAAGCCAGAAGTATTCATCATCATGGCATTTCAGCTGATGCTAGCACAGGAGTAGcaggttttccttcctttccaaacCGCCTGTCATGCTGTGCAAGGTAATACCAGGGcacatgagaaaaacaaagccaagagCAGCTTGTCCTCGAAACCCAGCCAAGAGGCACTATTTGCTTGTCTAGGAGGTTCTAGATGGCATCTAGTGACCATCTCCACCTTGAAGCAAGACCCAAAATGCTCTCAAGCCTTCATGATCTTAGTCCCCTGAAGCTGCACAAATGGGTATAGCCGTACAGACACAAAAACCAGCGATCCACAGACACCTACCACGACGTAGACAGCCTTCTCGCAGGCTGTGCCAACGGGTATCCAGCCATTGGTAGCTCTCCGCCTGCTAATGCGTTGCTGCTTTGGATGGGAATGACCTCCCGCTGCTTTGCTATCAGAGGCATGGAGACAGCCCGTAGTATTTCGGAGACCGGATTTGGAGCCGCTGGGAGGCTTTGAGCTCTGCGGACATTCTCGGGCCATGGTCTGAGGGTCAGAGTTGGGAGTCTGCAGATGAGGAACGGGTTCTGCAGCTGGTGGCACGCTGGGTACAGGACATCCTGAGAGCGGGTGGGCAGGTGACGCGGGGTGTCCTGCCACAGGGATTGTGAGGTTCAGCTGGTCCAGAGACTTGCAGCCTTCtaacagaagggaagaagagaggcaTGTATCTCATTGGAAATATGACTACACAACCAAGACCAGCCCAAACTACCACCGCTTTCCCCTGAAATTCCCCTTATTGCATCATAGCAGTAAAGACTCTTCACcttgtaatttcattttgcactgTCACTGGATTctaaaagcaaagatatttcTAAGCCTGCGATGCTCCAATATGTTGCTGCCGATGACACTGCACTACAACAAACCCATCTGAAATCCCCCGAAGTAATGCCAGCCAGTAATACACATAAGGCTGGCCAGTGTCCAAAGCAGCTCCAGCCTGTCAATAcgtataaaagaaataaaaggttatCAAAACGATGGGAAGGATTAAACCACACTAGCAGAAGCAGCCAGCTTCTTTCAAAGAGCCAAAATCTACTAATCAGGGAAAATTGAGAAGATTCTCTGAATTAACTTCAGAAATATGAAGCAACATGGAACAACGCTATGTAAGATGATGCacactgctgccttcagcaaaACCGTGTCCCTAAAGCAGACGCATTAGCCACAACAGGTTAGTAAGTCAGCTGACGCTGCCTCTCAAAAGCATCCCAGAACACCTCACACCACTCCAGGAGTCACAAAACAAGCCCTCAACCCAGGCCAACGTGTCTGGCAGAAGAGCAAGTCAGATGTGAATTACCTATCGTCAGCAGGAAGAAAGCTCCCAGACCAATATACAACACACCCCCATTCCCTAAATCAGTGCTTTTTGGGGTGACAAAGGGCAGCTTCAGGCAATCCCCAGGAGATGCCTCCAGACCGGAGCATGGCCTAGCAGATCTGTGGGAttgcactgctgcagagctgcaaaaaaatctaaaagtgaaaaaacatctGAAGTCACCAAGCTCCAGCTAAGTAACTGCTGAGATCCCCTCGCCATAACAGGAAGTTATCGCCTCCTGTCTCCCACTTGACCTTCCCCAAGAGGGCTGCAACAAAGCCGCTGCTGAACTGCAAGCGTGAGGGCTGCTACACTCCGTCACAGACTTTGCTGACCCTGAGCAGCAAATGCCGCAGCAACTCCCTCAGCGAGCCAAGACATCAGGATGTGAGTTCAGGTATCCTGCCTGGCCTTGGCAGGCACAGGACCCATAGAGCAGTGAATCACGTCTTGAGTATTTTGCTtacaaaaacagttttcaagCTTGAACTACAGAAGGCTGAAGCTTCACAAGAGTATCTACTAAACTTCACGAAAGTAGTGCAGACCTGGCCTTGCTGGCACCCCCAGGACTCCTTCCTTGGTTGCACACACTTCCAGCCCCTCCACCGGTGCTGGGGCTAATGCATCTCTCACAGCCTGCCCGATCTCATCCCCACCACCCTGCCTTCAAATTGCACGCTGCAAACCATCCGTGGGACGGGGAAAGCAATGCCTCTCCCCCACGGATGGCAGACCACAACTGCTCAAGATTACAGCCCGATCCCTTGATTTGTACCAAACAGACACCGATATTTCCATATGAACATCTCAAACACACCAAATAAGACAGATATAACACAAGGCATGCGACACGTCAAGCTGGATCCCCTCATACCAGTGCTCTCAGATGGGAGCCTGCTGCTTCCAGCCAAAGTACTCCTTTAATTCACTAAAATAACCCACTCTAGGGATGGATGAGATTTCAGAGGCGCACACATATATAACAATCAACGCCTAAGTGTAAGTCCCTGTTAATATTCTAGGAGACCTCCTTATACACTTCAATCTGCAAAACAAAGTCTAAATTATTCTGATGTTGTAGGCTTTCAAATCAACGTTGCTCACAGGAAGGAAATCAGGATCAGTGAAGCATTTACACTTAGTCAGCTTTAACCCAGAATGCACCTCATCCAAAAAAACGTgctagaaaatgaaattatcttgCCACTTACAAACCTACACCAAGAAAGATGTTAGCAGCGGGGTGACACACCGCTAGTAAATACATGCCCCTGGAACCACTActgcccctgccagcaccaTGAGAAAGTACCTCCCAGCAGGGAGGGCTGAACTTCCAAAAAACACTGTTTGCACCGCCTGCATCCTTCTGGTTGCACGAAGTTAGAGGCACCGGCATACAAAATTTCAGGAACAAAGTAGACTGACATGACCTCAGGGCACCACACAGAAAACTGTCAGACAAGAACACATTGCTGAGCTAGTTGTCTTGCAAGCGTTCAATTTTAAAGAGCATTGAAGCCACTAGTGAACACTGTCTAGCTGCTACCGTAGGAAGCAGCACTGTGACAGCGGGGATATTtagggaaaatggaaattatacTTCAACCAAATGCTCCTGAGTTTCAGCAGCTTCCTACcatggaagatgaaaaagccTCGCTCAAACAGAGCGCTGAACCAAAACTTCATCCACCTAcctgaaaatctgttttaagtGGATAAGCCATGCCTCCTTTTGACTCGAACACGTGGTTAACTGCAAGACTGATGTGTACGCTCccagcagctgaagcagcagcctCGTCTATAGACCGTGCCCGTTTGCAAACGACAGCGCTGCCTAGCAGGATGGCTTTTATACAAAGTACTGGTGTCTGATAACCCCCACACAACAAtccagttttaaatatttcaaaagatatttttcaataGCAAAGGCAAAGCTGCAAGATAAAGCACACTGGAGGACAAACTCTGAAAGACAGACAGGGGACAGAAGACAGCCAGGCAAATAACCACATCACCTCTTGCACCGTCACTTGTTCTCATTTTCAGACATTGTTTAAGAGCAAAGATGGGACCGCTACTCACCAAACTAACAGCATACCCAGCACTTCTATCACCACAGTGAAATTCAAGCATCTGTCCAAACAGTAGACTCAAGCTGAATTGCTAGACAGCCCTGCCAGATCTGATCTATAAAATCTTAAGAGACTGCATCCCCCATACAGCTTGCACCAGTAAGAGTCTAATGACCGAGGCAATGCCTGCTTCTTTGCACCGCTCTGCAAGGATGCTTCAGTCCCGAGAGGGAGCTTTTGGGAACAGAGGAGTAACTCAGCCCAATGTGCTTTAGACCCTCCgctcagagcagcacagcaggatgGCGAGAAGCCTTGCAGAGCATGTAGGAACTAAAAACCACTCCTTCTACACGATCAAAGCTAAGCGGTTAGCTCCAGCATGACAAGTCATGAGTCACCTTCTCAGTGCCCAAATCCTTTCACCGATTCTATGCTTTCCACACCAATAAGACCTTTCAGTGGGAAAAACCCTCAGGGCTAAAaatgggggaaggggaggtgaAACGCGGATTCCTTCCGAGCCACAGTTCGGCTGCCAAGCTGAGACGCACCACGTGCGGAGGGAGCTTGCCTCCTGGCAACGAGATACTTTCATTAGCCACCACGCCGAACCAGCCCTCTTCTCCTAGGAATGCTGAACGAGATTTGCTCGCACTTTGCGCCTTACCTGCTGCAAAAGGCATTTTGTAGGGGTAGCTGTTCCGTCCTGCATGCACACTGCTAATCCTGCCCTCTGGCACATGCACGACTCCACAGACGCTGTAACTGTTAATCGCCGTGCCTTCTCCACAACAGTACGGAGAGTTACACCAGTGGAGCGGCTGGAAATGAGCACCTGATGGCAAGGAACCGGGCGATACCAAGAGCCCCTCGCAGGTAGCCGATTGCGAAAGCTCGTCCTTGGGGTAAACAGAGCAGTGAGAGTAGCCACTGTATCCACTTTGGCCATAATAAACGTAAAACCCATTCAACGGAGTCAGATCTGAGGATTCATAGAGACATCCACAATCCGTGTGATTTCCGGGCACAGGCAAGGGAGGGAACTGCTGCACGGGAAAGGAAGGCTGATGAAATTCCTGTTTGGGGGTCGGGGATTTCTCTCCGGGTCTTCCGTACTCCGGCTTCATGGAAGCTTGTCCACCCATAAGCAAAGGCAGTCTGTGGTAGAAACGCTCTGTGCTAGCATAGGAGCTAGACAGCGACTCATAAGGGATGGGTTCTGTCATCCCGTAGAGCCTAGAGGAGTCCCGCTGCTCTCTTTTCCCAAAAGCGCCTAGAGTGAGCCCTCGCCAGCCATGCTGGCCTTCCATTTTTAAGCTAGCCATTTCCTTCTTGGACTTGACACAATTCTTCCTACCAGCTTTGGCCCATTTGAGCGTAGATTTTGAACAGTGGTTCTCAGACTTGCCCTCTCCATCCGATTTACTCCTCTGCTTCAGGGGTTGGTCTTTCTCATGGGTCAGCTTCAGAAAGGCCACGGCATTCAGGCTGGCCAGTCTCTTTGGGGTGGGATGATAGGAGATGGCACCATCCTCCCTCTTTGTCCCATCATCAAAGACCTCATCCAGTGAATGGTCACAGCTATTGCATTTCTGACTGGGCTCATGTCGGTTTTTTCCTTTAcctgttttcacagctgttttTTCCAACGCAGGCCAGTTGTCGCCAGCTTTGCAATGCAAGCTCTTAACGGTACAGTCTCCACCAGCTTTAACGGAGTCTCTCCGAAAACGCCTGCCTGATAATAAGCCATCGTCCCGTTCAAAAAGCAGATTGTTCACTGCCTCTGCATTCAGCGAGGCCAGCCTGCGTTTCCTGGGCTCTGAAGGAGCAGTATCAAGGTCTTGCTCTGTCCCTGGATAAGTTATTGTGCACTTTTCCCCAGATGAATcactcttccctgctcccacagGCTGAACTTGTTCAGAGAACAAAGCAGGTCCCAAATCCTCCATCCAACTGGGAAGGTCCTTTTTTTTACAGCTCTGGGTCTGTTTCGACAGAGATCCAGCCACATCCTCCAGCCTGGTGAGGAGCACTTTGCAGGTCTTTTTGTTCACCGAGGGGAGCAGACGTCTCCGCAGCGGGTACGTCTTTCGCACTTCATGCAAGTTCTTGCTTTTGTTCGTCCCCACAAACCCACTCTGACAGTTCAGAGCCTCGGTGGCATCTCCGTCTCTCTGCTCACCACACTCTGCCTCGGTCCTGTccatcctcctgctgccttttggTGATGAAGCTTGGCCAGCAGAACCAGCTGGatgtttcagaaggaaaagttgtTTCTTCCGGGCATGCGTCATAGGATCAATGTCCAATCCTGAGAAcgaacagaagaaaacatctaTTAATATCGCTGAGAGGGACCCATCTCCTCACAAAGCACCAACTGCCAATTAGGAAATATTTGGGGAAGGTTGTTTCTACACACAGTAGAGTCTTTTTGGGTGACGGCCAGTTAAGCCAATTAAGAGACAGGATGCAATGAGATGTGGTTTAATATTAAGCCATAGAACATGACAGTAATTAAAAGCAAGGCGGCGGTGGCAAATGCCACAGGAGCTGGGAAAGCCACGGTACGGCCAGAAAGCTGTTTCACCCAGCTCCCAGTCCAAGTACATTCCCCGTTACACCAATGCTGTTTCTAACACGTTACAAATTCTCATCAAATCTACTAAAGCCGATCTGAATGCTGGTCCAGGGCatacagcagaaataaatccCAGGTATTTGACTGTTTGCATGTTGATACAGGCAGGCTGTTTCATTGTCGTTTTCTGAAACAAttagacaaaagaaaaacaaaaagtccaCCTACTCATGTGAAAAGTAAACTCGGTCTATTAAGCAGAGATCTGCCaacattaataaattaaatacatgcaaatCCCTATGCAGGTTAGAACCTGGCTACTCATTGCCGTTGTTGTTCCCCACAGTTGCATTTTATAAACGTTGTAGACATTAAATAACCAAATCATCACGTTCGGCAGAGAGGCcctaaaaatatgtttgtgcGAGGAAAAAGAATTACTCATCTGTATGTCATTCCTGACTTTTCATCTAGATGCTATGTCCAGTCACTGTTCAAAACCAACACAAATTACTaaagtataaaaagaaagagataagaATCTACACCCAGGACAGGAACTGCCTTGCTGAAGGCACGGCTGAGCAAGCCAACACCCAGCACCCTAATGAAGCCGCTGGCAGACCGGACAACTTCAGCACATCTGGACTTCCCCAGCCAGGGAGAACATTACAGAAACAGTCCCGCTCTGACTTACCGTAAGAGGGAACTTTTCCTGCAAATGCACAAGGCATGCCAGCCTCTGGAGGAGGATGGCTCCCTCCCAGCAATACATCGCAAGAGGTCTCCACGGAAAGGTGGGAAGGAAGCATCAAACCCAGAAGAAATGGAGACAACTGCTGATTGCCTTCACCCAAAGCATCAGTAGCAGAGGCTGGCTGCTCACCTACAGTCATGCAACGAGCATATCCCAGGCTTTCTGGCCACACCAGGAGTAGGAGCTTACTACTAACTGGCATCTAAGTATTTAGTAAACAAGCGATACAAGAGGAACAGCACCGTCCGGAGACCCCCTTCAGCCATGTGTTGGCTTCCCGAGTTATCCAGCAAAAGAAACctgatttttagttttcctgTTCCATTTTTAGCAGAAGGGTTACCATGTCTTTGTACTCTTGCATTTCAACTTCAGCAAGTGACCTGCAGCAGGCTTGTGTCAGGCATTTGAGGAATTAAGCAATTTTGCAGTGAAGGAGCACACATTCACATAAGAAGATGTAGGTCTAACGCTAAGAAAGGATACAGGTAGGTGATACTAacctagaaacatttttaaaagtcagccTAATTGAGTGATATTGGAATAGATTTAATTAAGCCTGTATCTGAGCAttggaaacagcagaaaaggacaATCGCTTGCCTTTAATGGTGTTTATTAAATAGTCAGATTCCCTTTATTGGCACCAAAGAGTCTGTCTTCACATTAGCCTCAACCTAGGAGCAGTTCAATCCTCCCTGCAATCAGGTATTTGCTGGCACGCCCCTCAATTGACACAATCGACACTGGTCTGCCACTTTTGAGGCTCTTAATTAAAGCTACTACTGCTTTTGCAGTGATTAGAACAAAGCTACCAAATTACAAGAACTGTTTGTTTGATATGGTTTAATCAAGCTGATAATTAGATTATCTATTTGAAATAAGCCCAATGTGTTTTAATTGACTTGCTTATATATGCAGTAACTGAAAGAAACTTAGGAATTGAAAACCACTGTGGTTCGCACATTGCTTTTCTAGAAGTCAGACTCTTCCCGACATGTTTTGGGGTAACTGACCCCTTACACCCCGTTACACACAGGATACCTCCCTTGGCTAGTGCCCAAGAGTGCTCTGTGGGGAGCAAGCATTTATGTATATCCATGTTCTTCTGATAAGAAAAACAGGTTCTGGAAATTAGGAGGATGCTTACCAAGTCAGATAGACAATTTCCCCCAAAATTGGAATTCTTCTTGCACAAGAGGCCAAACTGACTACACACAACCTCTGGGGTTTGCCAAAagactgtaatttaaaaaataaatcaggcaGAGTGGGGTTTGGCAGTGGTAGACCAGGCATCCTATATAACCATGCCCTGGGGAGGATAACTTTTCCCAGGCTATACGGACCAGTGGTTTCCTTGCAACTCTCATCCTATTTTCTGTTGTCCTCACTGAGAGACTGAGCCTCTGACAGAAGTGCTCAGAGAggtaaaaaccccaaaataaagaACCGTGGCTTCCCTTAAAAACCAGCATCCGCCACCTCTTTCTCCTCAAGCTTTCCCAAGCAGCAGTCTGACCTTCTGGCCACTCGCCACACATCCTTCACTTGCTGGGGCTTTATAGCCCGTTCGCTTTCAAATGAGTTAGAGTATCTACCAAAAACCGAGTACTATAGACATGACTTTGTTCATGCCACATCTGCTCTAAAGTTAGAAAAAGTCTGGTAGAGATTGAAGGAAGGGGATTTTTCCAACAGTGAAGTAGAGGGTCATTAACAGCACAGTGACCGTCTTCCCTCTTTGACCCTGTAAGGAAT encodes:
- the BAHD1 gene encoding bromo adjacent homology domain-containing 1 protein; this translates as MTHARKKQLFLLKHPAGSAGQASSPKGSRRMDRTEAECGEQRDGDATEALNCQSGFVGTNKSKNLHEVRKTYPLRRRLLPSVNKKTCKVLLTRLEDVAGSLSKQTQSCKKKDLPSWMEDLGPALFSEQVQPVGAGKSDSSGEKCTITYPGTEQDLDTAPSEPRKRRLASLNAEAVNNLLFERDDGLLSGRRFRRDSVKAGGDCTVKSLHCKAGDNWPALEKTAVKTGKGKNRHEPSQKCNSCDHSLDEVFDDGTKREDGAISYHPTPKRLASLNAVAFLKLTHEKDQPLKQRSKSDGEGKSENHCSKSTLKWAKAGRKNCVKSKKEMASLKMEGQHGWRGLTLGAFGKREQRDSSRLYGMTEPIPYESLSSSYASTERFYHRLPLLMGGQASMKPEYGRPGEKSPTPKQEFHQPSFPVQQFPPLPVPGNHTDCGCLYESSDLTPLNGFYVYYGQSGYSGYSHCSVYPKDELSQSATCEGLLVSPGSLPSGAHFQPLHWCNSPYCCGEGTAINSYSVCGVVHVPEGRISSVHAGRNSYPYKMPFAAEGCKSLDQLNLTIPVAGHPASPAHPLSGCPVPSVPPAAEPVPHLQTPNSDPQTMARECPQSSKPPSGSKSGLRNTTGCLHASDSKAAGGHSHPKQQRISRRRATNGWIPVGTACEKAVYVVNEPEPAVRKSYQAVERDGEIIRVRDTVLLKSGPRKKSMPYVAKISALWEDPKTGELMMSLLWYYRPEHTQGGRNPSMHQNEIFASRHQDENSVACIEEKCYVLTFAEYCRFCALAKRRVEGIPGRKTIMVPPSEEYSTPLHRKVPEDTDPELVFLCRHVYDFRHGRILKNPQ